The genomic segment ttagttttgcagggcgaTCGAATACTGGTACTTAGCCTCATAAAtcatgattgggccattgtgcgcgattaGTGATTTATCTCTCTACTCCAACGTTAACCACCTTTTGAGGTGTTCAAATAATAACCTATCTAGTATAGTAATGTAAGGTCAATAGAGTCGAAGTTTAGAAATACTCAAACTAAGATCAACAGAGTCTTGACCATCTGGGAGGACGTGTAAACGAACATTTCTTCGAAGTATTATTAATTTCACAATATGTGATGGTATGTACTTACGGAAGTACACTACACGCTACTATTTTTTGATAAGGTAATCTGAATGCAAATATCAATGAATGGTTCACTTCCTGATAAGATAGAAAGGCACTTAATACTTATCATTTAATCGAGTGGCAATGTTATTCAAAGCTTAATTAATTTGTCATTAGTTTTAAGTACAGTACTTACATTGCATATGCTGCTATTTGGGATGCAGATCCCATGGAATTTCTGATCATCATCCCATGGGCTCCTCTCCATAAGCCTCCCAAGCCATTTTTTCTATAAATCTTCATCATAGCATAAGTCAATCCTCTATGAGCATGTTGCGTTCCAACTGCAATTTTCTCCGAAGAGTATGACATCAGTTGAGTCTTTACCAACTGCAGCGGACTGCCGAAAAATGCACCACACATTCCTGATACTGATCCAAAGAATAAACTGTTGACAAATAGTGTATTTCCTTTTTCATCTCTTAACCAACCAAAGTTGTCTGCGTGCTGGTAAATGCCTAATctgaaaataacaataattacaGCAAAAAAATTTCAaccaatgtttattttaatatttattataataaatcaacaTACCTTACACCGTTAACAACTAATTGAAACCACAGAGCCGGTACAAGTCCTTTTTGCAACGCTATAACTCCGTCATGCTTCACAATCGTGTACATAGCGTGTGGTATGTTCTTGTAGTGTACGGCGTGCTGGCCTCGTGCTCGGAGCTCTCCTTGCAACTGCATGCGGGTCTTCACCACATCGAAGGGGTTGCTAAAGAAGCCCGCTCCCACTCCGGCCATACCACCAACGATGAAGTCCATGGTGCTATGGAATTTTACGATtcttacttatacattttttaatcATCACTAAGCAGTACTAAGTTTGATTTGATAGCACTCAGACTCTTATAGAATAATATACAAAGAAGAATATAggaatattatttaattgttaCACAAACACATGCTGTCACACTTAACACAGTAAGTAACTAAAGACAATCACACAAAATAACACACACAGGCCACTCAGCACTCAAATAATGAATCACTTTTGAAAATACTGCTTTGTAACCAGTAATAAGCACTGAACATCCAAGTAAAACTTTTGAATGAATTAAAAATCTTTgcaataaattgaaaatatatGTAAGTTGTAAGTAAAACTTTTTGGAGCCAATAATATTAAGCATTTGaacttttaaatttatttcgttAGGGTCAAAAAACTTACAATAATTGAGGTTATTTTTTAGAAATACTGCTACGAAGTTTCTAAATGAATTTGGTAGCGCGGGCAACTGGAGTTTTTTACGCAATGAGCGATATTTAGTGTCGTGTGAATGACGTAAATCGCGCAATTTGAACAAGTTATTACGATATTGTAAAACATTATTATCGTAAATTTGTAATCCTACAACACACAGTATTGTAGTCACTGAGAAAATTCCTACCTGCTTGTTTTTCACAACCGGTAAGGTTCAGTCATCATCTGTATTCTATTATAAACTCCGCCACAAGCATCGTGTGTCGTCCAAAACTGGAGAACTCCGaggaatttttattttatcttatttgTTTCGTAATACACATACGAAATTCGTCACATTCTGAAACGTCAAAGTGACAATCAGCTGACCGGAGATCGTTCGAAAACTTCAAGTTTTTCAACATTTCAATTTACAGTACGTTCTAAAACCATACTTACACTACGAACCTACGAACTTACTACGAAGAACTACGACTGGCTACACGGAAACTgtacgttaaaaaaatataaatgaacgACAGCGTCAACATGACTGTTTATGAATTTTCTTCCAATTATTTGTTTACCGCGACTTTTCAAAATTAGCGAGTAAGTGCTGAAAATCTAGGAAATGATAAATATGTAAAACTTATACGAATTATTTTTACATCTtacaaaagagaaaaaaaaaattggaaatgGCTGTTACAAACGCAATGTTCCTTTTCGAGGTGGTGATCGAAAATGTTAAAAGCTTGGTAGAGAGCCGTCAACTTGTCATACGAAGTGAATTCGCCGATATATTTTCATTAGAATTAAAAGATCCCAAGCAAATGCACATAGTTATCCCGGAGCCCCCACCGCTGCCTCCTGAACCGCCTGGAAAGAAAGGAAAGAAAAAACCTCCCCCAAAAAAGGGCAAGAAAGGAAAAGAACCGGAACCGCCTCCCGAACCGGTTATTCAGTCAGGGCAATCTGTTTTGTTCACGAGTAGTGCAGAGTTCTTAATACAGAACATGAAGAAGTTTCCCATGGAAATGTCTCTGTGGAGCAAAGAAGACAATTTAGTTTATATCGGCTCTAACAGCATTCCGTGGGACCAACGGTTCCTAGAGTACTTAGAAAAGATATGTAACTGCCAGGAACCTTTACCGGTTACTTTAAACGAAGAATATAACATATTTGAAGAAGGGACTGCTAAGCTGATGGCAAAAATTAGCATCCAAGTTAAATTGACATATCTCACTGATAGAGTCACCACCTGCTTCAGGACTCTATCTGAAGATCCGGCTGTTAAAAAAGTTTTGTACACTGGCATAAACTCCAAAACCACTTCTTACATGTGCACATTGAAAACAACTGACGAAACTTTTGAAGAAAACTGTAATAAGATCGAAAATAACTTTGTTAAAGATAAACCTAAGCCTGCAAATAAAATCGTTTTCGCCGATTATAAAAATGCCCCAGGGGCGAATCTCACGTTCTTCAACGATGGAGACTACTGTTGCATGGGCAATGCTGACAAGCCACCGGAGTCCATCTACAAAGCTCCAGAAACATGTCCCGATGTCGATCACATTGTTGACTATGTGAGGAAGATAATCGTGTCCTGTAATGATAACATGAGAATGCTAACACCGCGACCAACTATATCTCCAAGGGTGAAAGCCACAGATATTGATAGACTTTGTTATTGCAAAGAAACGAATTGGCCAGCCGGCGAGTTCGCTCAAAGATTTAAGAAAGAGGCACAAAGTGGCCCCTGTCCTATGTGTATAAATGCTGGAAAGAGGCCTCCAAACAACCGTCCAGTTACCTTTGATATAGCCAATATTAGAGGACCTTGTGGAAGACCAGATTGTAGAATAGCTAGAGATATGAGAGCATACATAGAAAATATGGTGGATGAAGATAACcaagagttcaaaattaatgatGTTATAGGCCCATGTGGTAGCAAAGATTGCAATCTGGCGGAGAAGATTCAACAATTCCTTAGACACGAAGGGGTCTTCAGTCAGGCTAGCACTTTAGAGGGACTCTCCACTCAATGCGCTTGTATGAAGACAATGCAAGACGCTCTTACCAAGAAAAACTCATGTGCCTCTATCTGTAGCAAAGATTGCGAAAACGCGGAATCCAGCGAAGAATCAGGCCGCTGTGAAGGAAAAGGCTGTCCATTTGCGCAAGACAAAAAAGTTTACAATGTTTATTACTTTACGGTGGAACATGACTTTGAAAAGGACACCACTGGCCCATCATCTCAATCGTCTGATCCAAAATTTAAGTATTGCGGCTCAAATTGCCCAAGTATGAAAACTTCAGAAAAAACTTCATGTTCTAAAACGACTTGCCCGACGCCTCTATTAGATAAGCAGGCAAGCGATGAAGGATGTATCGGACCCACGTGCACAGCTAAAAAAGATATGCCTCCAAGTCCAGCTGACAGCAATATAGTTATACATTTTGACGATATACACAATCCATGCTGCGTCAAATCGTGTGACATAGCTGAAAGAGTGAAAGACTTCATAGTAGACGGAGTAACGAGTAAGAAACGGAAAACTCAAGACGATGATCCTTGCTACTGTGACTGTGTATGTACCTTTaaattttcaaggaaaactactTATTGCGCCGTATGTGGTGGGTACGAATGTTTGGGCGACGACATGCGGGACCAACCGGACTATGCCAAGCCGCACCCGTGCCCTGTGTATCACAAGTTGTATGATAAGAAATACATTAAAACACAAAGTCCGTGGCCTGAAGAAGAAGAAAGTAAGAAACAACCGGACCAAATGAGTACGAAAAGCTCCAAGTCAGCGTCGAAGTTGGGCGCGAACCAAGAAAGGCGATTGACGACTTCAAGATCCATACGGAGCTTTGTAGATAAGAAAGAGAAAAAAactgaaaagaaagagaagaaAGAGGGGGGCGAGGATAAAGCGAAGAAAGCAAAACAAGAGAAGAAGAAAGTTGGGAAGTTCACTGCCAACGCCGATGAAGAGCGTGcgtattgtattttttatttcaatcagTATTTAGCACTCTTTAAATACAGCTGAGGATTTGGTAAGTTTTTGTCTTCAATGCAGTATCTGCCTGCATTGAGTAGATAGCCTTCTGATTAAAAAAGAAGTGTTAATGAATAGgagcaaaacaaaacaattaggcACACCGAGAACATTGGTAAATGTGAGTATTATATTTTCAGCACCACCACTAGTGGAGAAGAAACCTGAAACAAAATACCCTTACCCGCCTGTCCCCAAGAACATGGGCTGGAACTGGAACGCCGAAGACATCCCTGGCATGAAGGTGATattctatacctacctactattattttagcgtctttacataattaaaatagtactagtatttattattatttaaattgtaggaaacttgttggaaccaaataaacttttttttttctttctttctaaatataCGACACCTGtgtgataggtaggtacttacatagaCATGAAGTAATTTGCATACTTCTGTGTTTACAAATTGATTCGTTTACTACTACTCATGATTGATTTTGATGAGTAGTAAACTCATGATTTTATTTTCCAGAAATATTTGTTTACTGTTGCATTTTTTattggtaagtttttttttcatatgtattttatgttgtttttaCTGTGTTTCTAATTTGAGTTTGGtgttagaataaaataatgttttagaaTTTCATAGTTATAAAAATTTTCTTTACTTTCAGACAAGAAAGAATAGAAGCAAGCAAACTAAAGGAAACGCAAGTAAAAGTACGAACAAAGAATCTCCACGACGAAAAAGAATATAAAATTTACCTTCAAATCGTTTGTTATGGTTCGATTGTTGAttgtaaacataataaaataacgtaATAGCCCATTACTTTGTTTCTTTTCATACACGTTTACACAGCTAAGTATTTCGTGaataatttacctacttttgtaccctatttactttttttttacagccAAGACCAAAATGGAAGCCAGGCGCAGCAAACAAAATCCTAGTTAGAAGATACAGAGCAATGCGGGAAGGCATAGACATAATAGCAAAGAAAAAACGAGCTATGATGCAACGCAAGAAGAAAATAGAAATGAAACCAACTTTAGTCGTCAAGAAGCAAGGCGGCGAGTACACTGTACAGATGGAAGTCtttaaaaaatactcaaaagaaaGATTAGTATTTCAATACCCCTATGATGAAAAGCCGCCTATTGTTTACACTATAGGAAAATCAGCGGAAGAGAAATTGAAAATACAGAAGCAAAAGGAAAGACGGGAGCGAAGGGAAACGAGGAGAAAGAGCAGATTACTGCAGTCGACATTCAGAGATAAGTGTCAAGAGATTTGCTTAAAAGCCTACAATCAAGCTATAGGTTTACTTCCACTCCCAAATCCGAATGATCCTGAGTGCCCGTGCCAAACTAAAGCCACTGAAAATCTTAGTCCTCCAATAGATTCCTGTTCTTGCTCTGACGAAGGTTCTGTGTCTAGTGAAGATACAGACGACGATGAGTGGACCATTGAATTCACTCCACCTGCAGCGCGATGGGATCAGAAAGCAAAACACCCACCCACTTTAGTAGAGAACGAGTGTCAATACAATTACTTAGATTACAAAGTAAAACTGTTAGACAAATACGGAAATCAAGTCCCGAGGTACTTCAAGGGCCCAGACGGGAAACAAGAATGCAGTGATTTAGGAGGATTTTGGAGCCCAGACAAGGTCTGGATGGAAATCAATAAAGACGGTTACATAGGGCCTGATAACCGTTGGGTGCCAATGAACTTCATAGGACCGGATGGGATGTTCTATTCTGCTGAAGAGGGTTCTTTCGCTGACGCTTCTGGTCAGTTGTTAAAAATTGGCATTGATGGATATATCGACAAAGACGGTAAATGGGCATGGTACTCTAAGAGAAAAGGTGCTAAGAGTACTAAATCCACGATGTCAGGTTCGACTAAAACAGAGAAATCTCCAAAGCGAGATTCACCTCGAGACAAACCTGATGCCAAGGGCAAAGCGCCTTCTCCTGTGATGAAAGGAAAAGGACCtgataagaaggctcaaggcaCAGAGAGCAAAAAGGGCTCTCCTAAAACTACATTTGGAAAAGGAGGCAAAAACGCAGTAGTGATGAGTGTTATGAATTATGACAATAGATTGCCTACAATGAAGAGTTACAACGAGCGACCCCGATATATGGATCCAAGGAAAATAGCCAAATACCGTGAGATAATGAAGGGCCTCCAGATGTATGATGACCTCTATGAATTTAGGCCTCCTATAAAAACGAATAGAGCCTCTAACACTCCCAGTAAGAAAATATCGCCGTTTACAATGGACAGGCATAATACAGTGACGATGGTTGCTGCTCAATCTTATATCAGAAGTAATAATTCTACTGCTTCATAAactaagttattttaaaaaaaattgtttggtaAATGTTCTGTATCTTTttcaaatttaataaattattgaatttcagTAACAAACACGATATTTTTTTGAATGGATAAAGTATTCCTTGCGTAGTTTATTGAAGATCGTAACGTGATGTAAATCCTATATTTaaatacctcaggcactgacttaaTTAAGCGCTAGatattggctccgtgcacgattacagcgccaactagcgtccacaactttgtgggctctgtcacattgacatttaggtcgtatatttgtgaaaaaatatcgaaatgaaaaaataacaaatattttcaactaataaattgttgtgataccacgatttgggtggaaaaaaggttttgaaatcattttggtcattcaaatcaaatgaggtaagtccaaaaagtgtgtttaattttgattgtgtcagggtttgtttacttcatttatagttgtagttttacagtaaaacaaaaagaaaaagctactttaacggtttcattatataacagtaaatatatttaaatgtttctgtatcgctagtaataaattaaatatcgttttcagatcgaaatgagtatcgttttgaagaccgggtttgtgagagttacaatatcaaattccaaccacaaaccgtatttaaaggaaagttgttggtattggctggacaagtccgagatgtagaagaattaagaacaaaacaagggcagagttcaataattcacgctctcatcataaggcaaacatctgtgcacaacaactactgtgactcatttttgtactaccacgttgtatagtccagttatttccaaattgtaaacggctattaaaccaaccctatcgaaatacagtccactcttttatttaagttcccagtaggacccttttcatgcgattaattaatgatattaaaatgtattatgtagaatcgctttgccattgacagatacatctgatgacagagctaacattatttctacttttgaccaccatgagcgctgcgatagattatgtcccccccacctagtacttcgcacccagcgaatagcaGGTTATTCTGTAATCATGACTGATGTCCAaagatttttcataaaatgtaaAACCTCTTTTAAACATGCTTTTTTGTAATTTGATCATGGCCGTATAGAGTTTGAATTGTGacgtagaaaaaaaattataaatagttaCATCATTTTTGGCAACACGGAAAattcaaagttattttttagtattttctttaaaatttctAAATTGAGGtgcaaattatgtaatttttaaagcaaataaataatttacatccattaataataacataatcGATTGAAAATGTCTCTTTCGGATTCCATGTTTTTGTTTGAAATAGTGGTAGAGGAAATCAAGAGCCTCATTAATTGCCAGGAATTTAATATTACAAGTCAATTCGCCGATTTATTCTCACTTAACTTAAAAGATCCCAATGAATTGGCGGTGGCGGTTCCAAAACGCAACCGGAAAAAGGTTAAACGAAAATCGAAGGTAAGAGACAGTAAGATCAAAGTTATAAAGGCGCCAGCACCGTCTGTggaacctaaaataaaaattggCCAGTCCATATTAATTGCTAACAATGTGGACTCACTCAAAATGAATATGCAAACATATCCTTTGCAACTTACACTTTGGAGTAAAGACGACCCTCAGCTCGTAATGGGTTCCACGAGTATTCCTTGGAGCACACCTTACATTGCCTACCTTAATGACATAATCAAAAATCGGGATGTTACTCCAGTAACAGTGGAAGGGACATACAATGTATTTGATGAGCTATCTTCGAGACGTATGGCAACTTTACAAATGAGCATCAAATTAAGCTGCCTGAAAGATAAAGTAACCACACAGTTCAGATCGCTTTCCGAAGATGAtccacaaacatttatgtatacAGGGTTCAATTCTAAGCCCACGACTATTTTGAGTACGATCAAAGATAAGCAAGTAGCCAAAAAAGATAATGCATTGCAAGTTGACAATGCTGACCCAGGCACTATTAAAACTATATATTCCGGGGGCAAGAGGAAGTATAAAAGATCaagtaaagataaaaataaaagttctaaAGCAACAACTAAAACAATGCACTCTGCCACGATTCAACCGAAGAAATTGAAAACAAATTTGAATCGATCCACTGAAACCGCTGAACCAGAGCCTCCACCAGAGCGGGTAGAGCCCAGTGTGAAAGAACCTGATCAATCAATTActcaaataaaagaaaagatTGTAGACTTGGTAAAAAGCGATACTGATTTAGAAGTTGAAAAACCAGTAGCACTGATAAAGTCAAAATCGTATGCATCATTGgaatatgaaaatcatttgaATACTTTAGATTACATCTTCGGCGACCGTAGAGGTCCTTTTGGAAATCAAGTATACTGCGTGGGATATTTTACTGTTCAAAAGGACACTCCATCTAAACAATCGATCAAAGATACTAAAAGTTCAGATAAGTCAGAAGAAGTGAAGGAGAAGTTTAAATTCAGACTCTGTGACAGTGAATGCCCGAGCAAAAAAGCGACAAGCGGGTCGCGTTCTCTAAGTCATTGTTCTATAGACTTGCCACAAGAAGCAGCGAACCTCATCAGTGTTACAAAGTGTGACCATGTGGAATGCGACGTGAAGAAACACAGGGAACTCCCACCCCCACCTGATGATCGGATTTTGATTGACATGTCTGGTCTCAAAGGAGAATGCTGCAATGTTACTGAAAAGATAGAAGAAGTAGTCGGAGGTATGACTGCAAAAATGAAAGTTGGTAACGACCCTTGTTACTGTTCTTGCGAATGTACTTTTGGGTTTACAAAGAAGACAACCTACTGTAAGATTTGTGGAGGCTACGAGTTATCCGGAGATGAATTATCACGAAGGCCTGGGCATGATATGCCATTCCCTTGTCCAATTTTTCATAAACTTGTAGACAAAAAGTTTAAGTCATTTAGTGCTTCTGGCAGTGATAGCAGGAGAAACCTAAAGGGTGGAAAGAAATCAGTAGTTGACAAAAGCGGTGAATCCGAAAAAGATGGTAAAAAagggaaaaagaaaaagaaggatgaCAGATTTAAGTTTAATTATGGTTATCAAGGTATACGTACGTATTTaagcatttttttaatatttttttaaagattcatcataaataaataagatgatGATGGAATCACATTACTTATAATTATACTGACCTTACTTTTCAGCGCCTCAAATTGGACACAGTCAATGCGCTATGCCTTGTACAGGCACGTTAGGCAATGTGCCTAAGCATATGGGTTGGCTTTGGACGGCGGAAGATGTTCCTGGTATGAAGGTAAGATAAATTCAATTGTAAATGATAAATCATTGGAAACAggttttcagtattttttttgtttatttctttattttatttttttagtttcgacCTAACTGGAAACCTGGAGCaacaaataaatttgttgtacgCTTACTCAGAATGGCTAAAAATCCTGGCGAAGTTATAGCCAAGAAACGAAAGAAGGATCAAGGGAAGAAACGTCCGCTCAAGAGGCCACTTCTGATTGTACAAAAGAAGGAAGGCGAGTACACAGTTACGATGGAGACAATGAAAGCGTACTCTAAACCAAGAGCTCTTAACCAACACCCATACGAAGACAAACCTGTTGTCACGTACACTATCGGTAGAAGCGATGAAGAGAACCGTGAACGAAGACTGAAAAAGGAACGTGCCCAAAGACGCCTGGAAAGAGCACAGCGCGATTTCATTCAAAGCGCTTTCAAAGACATGTGTCAAGATATTTGCCTCAAAACTTACCAGCAAGCACTTGGCATATTACCTGATACAGAAGATCCAGAATGCACGTGCTACCCGGCAGAACCTGGGCCAGATAGAACTAACTTGGACGTTTCGTGTTCATGTTCAGAAGATTCTGCTTCTCTAGGCTCTGATACAGATTCCGATGAATGGATAGTAGAATTTACTCCACCAAATGCGTTATTCGATCCTACGTATAAGggtaaaaaagtattaaaagtCGATAATGGTACTCAATACACTTACCTAGATTACAGAGTCAAATTAACCGATAGATTTGGAAACCCTGTGCCAAGATTCTTTAAAGGGCCAGATGGAAAGCAGCAATGCAGTGATTTGGGAGGATTCTGGAGCCCTGACCGTAAATGGTTAGAAATCAACGTTGACGGTTACATAGCTCCGGACAATCGGTGGGCTCCCAATTCTTTCATCGGCCCGAGCGGCGAACAGGTTGACGCAGAAACAGGGAAATTCCAAGCTACCAATCTGAAATGGTTAGTCGTTGGAATTGACGGTTATGTCGACGGCCAAGGAAAATGGAAATTCTACCCAAAACCTAGAGCATCTCCACCTCAGAAGCAGCCTCGCACACCCGGTAAAAAGGGTGGTAAAAAAggtgatgataaaaagaaacaaCCGGAGATAAAACCATCCGTTGCCACCTGGAGTTGTTTCGGCGATGCTTCTCCTAAGGATTTGGGTAAGATGGGTATAATGGGCCATGGTTTAGATAGAAAGCTGTTGTTGTCTACACTGCAGCAAATGTTAGCGCGCGGGGAAGACGTCACAATTCCTCAGCCCTCAGTTGTTCCAAGACGGCCCGAGTCAAAGAAAGGAAGGAAACCTCGAGCACACAGAGGCGAAGCTTACGATCCTTGGAATTATTTTGCGGAACGGACGAAGTGTAGGCACCCTGTGCCATCTGAAAAAGGAATAGTGGCGGTGGATGCTCACGGCAATAAGACTTATTTCaggttgaagaattatagaaaTACAAGGCCGAAAGACAGGTTAGCGGACTTGAATAAGCAGGGTATCAGTTTGAGTTCATTCCACCTGCCGTGCTTCCACTCGTTCATCAACAGCGAGATCATGAAACAGCAGCAGCGGGAGCGATTCAACGTGCTCGCAGCCAGAGGCAAAAGTGTCGCCACCCAAGCCAACTAGCCTGATGCTGTGTccaaaagatatttatttttggtgTAGTTCGAATTGTGGTGTAAGGTTTTAGAGATAGGATCTTAAGTGCAAGTGACATTTGGTAACGTGCTAAGTTAAATTTCGTAACGTTTTGGTTTCTGTAAGTGTAACGACTAacgatattaaaaatattgtgactttaaccgattttttataatttcctatCATTTTCAGAATAGTTTCTTTATTGTTTGATGAAtgaagtaagttttttttttattttgttaactcGTTTAATATGATACCTTCTAAATATCGTATTAAAATGAGATTATTTACAGGAGGTGGCCAGAGGATGGCGACCGGGTGCCATATCAAAGCGGTTGCTACGTAAACTGAAAAGGATAAAGATGGCTAGGTCAACCGTGGCACTGAATAAGCCTTCAAAGAAAGCGA from the Ostrinia nubilalis chromosome 5, ilOstNubi1.1, whole genome shotgun sequence genome contains:
- the LOC135072045 gene encoding solute carrier family 25 member 35-like, translating into MDFIVGGMAGVGAGFFSNPFDVVKTRMQLQGELRARGQHAVHYKNIPHAMYTIVKHDGVIALQKGLVPALWFQLVVNGVRLGIYQHADNFGWLRDEKGNTLFVNSLFFGSVSGMCGAFFGSPLQLVKTQLMSYSSEKIAVGTQHAHRGLTYAMMKIYRKNGLGGLWRGAHGMMIRNSMGSASQIAAYAICKEWMDDNNLFQQSKYLSAFVASNIGAVVKTITLTPMDVIMTRLYNQAVDAEGRGLLYSGIVDCARKITKTEGLLAFYKGLGPSYLRQAPHTVLLLVFWDMLKDVQKKWESKA
- the LOC135072043 gene encoding uncharacterized protein LOC135072043 isoform X2 yields the protein MAVTNAMFLFEVVIENVKSLVESRQLVIRSEFADIFSLELKDPKQMHIVIPEPPPLPPEPPGKKGKKKPPPKKGKKGKEPEPPPEPVIQSGQSVLFTSSAEFLIQNMKKFPMEMSLWSKEDNLVYIGSNSIPWDQRFLEYLEKICNCQEPLPVTLNEEYNIFEEGTAKLMAKISIQVKLTYLTDRVTTCFRTLSEDPAVKKVLYTGINSKTTSYMCTLKTTDETFEENCNKIENNFVKDKPKPANKIVFADYKNAPGANLTFFNDGDYCCMGNADKPPESIYKAPETCPDVDHIVDYVRKIIVSCNDNMRMLTPRPTISPRVKATDIDRLCYCKETNWPAGEFAQRFKKEAQSGPCPMCINAGKRPPNNRPVTFDIANIRGPCGRPDCRIARDMRAYIENMVDEDNQEFKINDVIGPCGSKDCNLAEKIQQFLRHEGVFSQASTLEGLSTQCACMKTMQDALTKKNSCASICSKDCENAESSEESGRCEGKGCPFAQDKKVYNVYYFTVEHDFEKDTTGPSSQSSDPKFKYCGSNCPSMKTSEKTSCSKTTCPTPLLDKQASDEGCIGPTCTAKKDMPPSPADSNIVIHFDDIHNPCCVKSCDIAERVKDFIVDGVTSKKRKTQDDDPCYCDCVCTFKFSRKTTYCAVCGGYECLGDDMRDQPDYAKPHPCPVYHKLYDKKYIKTQSPWPEEEESKKQPDQMSTKSSKSASKLGANQERRLTTSRSIRSFVDKKEKKTEKKEKKEGGEDKAKKAKQEKKKVGKFTANADEEPPPLVEKKPETKYPYPPVPKNMGWNWNAEDIPGMKTRKNRSKQTKGNASKSTNKESPRRKRI
- the LOC135072043 gene encoding uncharacterized protein LOC135072043 isoform X1 — encoded protein: MAVTNAMFLFEVVIENVKSLVESRQLVIRSEFADIFSLELKDPKQMHIVIPEPPPLPPEPPGKKGKKKPPPKKGKKGKEPEPPPEPVIQSGQSVLFTSSAEFLIQNMKKFPMEMSLWSKEDNLVYIGSNSIPWDQRFLEYLEKICNCQEPLPVTLNEEYNIFEEGTAKLMAKISIQVKLTYLTDRVTTCFRTLSEDPAVKKVLYTGINSKTTSYMCTLKTTDETFEENCNKIENNFVKDKPKPANKIVFADYKNAPGANLTFFNDGDYCCMGNADKPPESIYKAPETCPDVDHIVDYVRKIIVSCNDNMRMLTPRPTISPRVKATDIDRLCYCKETNWPAGEFAQRFKKEAQSGPCPMCINAGKRPPNNRPVTFDIANIRGPCGRPDCRIARDMRAYIENMVDEDNQEFKINDVIGPCGSKDCNLAEKIQQFLRHEGVFSQASTLEGLSTQCACMKTMQDALTKKNSCASICSKDCENAESSEESGRCEGKGCPFAQDKKVYNVYYFTVEHDFEKDTTGPSSQSSDPKFKYCGSNCPSMKTSEKTSCSKTTCPTPLLDKQASDEGCIGPTCTAKKDMPPSPADSNIVIHFDDIHNPCCVKSCDIAERVKDFIVDGVTSKKRKTQDDDPCYCDCVCTFKFSRKTTYCAVCGGYECLGDDMRDQPDYAKPHPCPVYHKLYDKKYIKTQSPWPEEEESKKQPDQMSTKSSKSASKLGANQERRLTTSRSIRSFVDKKEKKTEKKEKKEGGEDKAKKAKQEKKKVGKFTANADEEPPPLVEKKPETKYPYPPVPKNMGWNWNAEDIPGMKPRPKWKPGAANKILVRRYRAMREGIDIIAKKKRAMMQRKKKIEMKPTLVVKKQGGEYTVQMEVFKKYSKERLVFQYPYDEKPPIVYTIGKSAEEKLKIQKQKERRERRETRRKSRLLQSTFRDKCQEICLKAYNQAIGLLPLPNPNDPECPCQTKATENLSPPIDSCSCSDEGSVSSEDTDDDEWTIEFTPPAARWDQKAKHPPTLVENECQYNYLDYKVKLLDKYGNQVPRYFKGPDGKQECSDLGGFWSPDKVWMEINKDGYIGPDNRWVPMNFIGPDGMFYSAEEGSFADASGQLLKIGIDGYIDKDGKWAWYSKRKGAKSTKSTMSGSTKTEKSPKRDSPRDKPDAKGKAPSPVMKGKGPDKKAQGTESKKGSPKTTFGKGGKNAVVMSVMNYDNRLPTMKSYNERPRYMDPRKIAKYREIMKGLQMYDDLYEFRPPIKTNRASNTPSKKISPFTMDRHNTVTMVAAQSYIRSNNSTAS